The following coding sequences lie in one Treponema sp. OMZ 790 genomic window:
- the hflX gene encoding GTPase HflX has product MYRTDNEIKKALLIFTDIFSGQASNSYISRSSLQEKSAEALKEIEEKELKSLVKTIFLEPLSSLRFKIAKENPATLVGSGQLEKIAQAIEDEGADLVVFNSAISPRIQRNLEAALNTCVIDRSEVIIQIFADRAQTREAVLQADLARLEYSMPRLARRWTGLAQQRGGAKGTRGASRGAGEKKLELDRRTLKTEIARLKKEVERVRLQRKEQRKTRLQGDKKIGAIVGYTNAGKSSLLKKLSGTEIFTEDKLFATLDAETRKVFLQTGEKNIQVLLTDTVGFVSNLPHQLIDAFRSTLEEASLADFLIIVCDASHPAMTECLEVTRQVLDELSCKEKPVIIAINKIDEVFDEGEILRLKERYPEAVEISVKTGKGLEDLKTRLADIIIFNK; this is encoded by the coding sequence ATGTATAGAACTGATAACGAAATAAAAAAGGCCTTACTTATTTTTACCGATATATTTTCAGGACAGGCCTCAAACTCTTATATAAGCCGCTCCTCCTTACAGGAAAAGAGTGCTGAGGCTCTAAAAGAAATAGAAGAAAAGGAGCTAAAAAGCCTCGTTAAAACCATATTTTTGGAGCCCTTATCATCCCTCCGTTTTAAGATAGCAAAAGAAAACCCGGCTACCCTTGTAGGCTCGGGGCAGCTTGAAAAAATTGCCCAAGCTATCGAAGATGAAGGTGCCGATCTTGTTGTCTTTAACAGTGCTATAAGCCCCCGCATTCAGCGAAACCTTGAAGCAGCCCTCAACACCTGCGTTATCGACCGCTCCGAGGTAATTATCCAAATATTTGCAGACAGGGCTCAAACAAGGGAAGCCGTCTTGCAGGCAGACCTTGCCCGTTTGGAGTACTCTATGCCCCGCCTTGCCAGACGCTGGACCGGCTTAGCCCAGCAGCGGGGAGGTGCAAAGGGAACAAGAGGAGCTTCCAGAGGTGCCGGCGAAAAAAAGCTGGAGCTTGACAGAAGAACCTTAAAAACCGAAATTGCCAGGCTAAAAAAAGAGGTAGAAAGGGTCAGACTTCAAAGAAAGGAACAGAGGAAGACCCGCTTACAGGGAGACAAAAAAATAGGGGCGATTGTAGGCTACACAAACGCCGGAAAATCCTCCCTTTTAAAAAAACTTTCGGGAACCGAAATTTTTACCGAAGATAAACTCTTTGCCACCCTCGATGCCGAAACCAGAAAAGTTTTTTTACAAACAGGTGAAAAAAATATTCAGGTTCTATTAACCGATACCGTAGGCTTTGTAAGTAATCTGCCCCATCAACTGATTGACGCCTTCCGTTCAACTCTGGAAGAAGCATCCCTTGCAGATTTTTTAATAATAGTCTGCGATGCCTCCCATCCTGCGATGACGGAATGCCTTGAAGTTACAAGGCAGGTCTTGGATGAACTTTCATGTAAGGAAAAGCCGGTCATAATTGCAATAAACAAAATAGATGAAGTCTTTGATGAAGGTGAAATTTTAAGATTAAAGGAGCGATACCCTGAAGCTGTCGAAATTTCGGTTAAAACAGGGAAGGGGCTTGAAGATTTGAAGACGAGATTGGCCGATATAATTATTTTTAATAAATAG